The following are encoded together in the Daucus carota subsp. sativus chromosome 5, DH1 v3.0, whole genome shotgun sequence genome:
- the LOC108221218 gene encoding uncharacterized protein LOC108221218 yields the protein MALTGLVIPDSLSQENDRLKNDLACAKEIEEYLRNELAENEFKLKAYKNSSQVVQNISEKNTKNNKLSIGYDYGRRLGNETVSARVGDDTVKPNILKKVGNPEFKSDNTFKNVVNKVETDSFKGTVKRKTKIVTFVPAVKTVEAKDVVKGSPTTTSECAINIVNTKSKNKNEIGEIRRSVLVFDSGGGGGDGDGGGGFGDEGEDDGGGGDAVGSGGGGEGEGGGGGGLDSLVVDTVEANMEGQRTWMGWRHEVAGSEDGGTLGWRRRRGCERI from the exons ATGGCTTTGACTGGGCTGGTGATCCCAG ATTCTTTAAGTCAAGAGAATGATAGACTTAAAAATGACTTAGCTTGTGCTAAAGAGATTGAGGAGTATCTTAGGAATGAATTAGCTGAGAATGAATTCAAGCTTAAGGCTTATAAGAACTCTTCCCAAGTAGTCCAGAACATCTCTGAGAAGAACACTAAGAATAACAAGTTAAGCATTGGTTATGACTATGGTAGGAGACTTGGTAACGAAACTGTATCTGCCCGTGTAGGTGATGATACTGTCAAACCAAACATTCTCAAAAAGGTTGGAAACCCTGAGTTTAAG TCAGACAACACGTTTAAAAATGTTGTCAACAAAGTTGAGACAGATTCTTTTAAAGGAACTGTCAAGAGGAAAACTAAGATAGTAACTTTTGTACCTGCTGTGAAGACAGTAGAAGCAAAAGATGTTGTCAAGGGTAGTCCGACAACAACTTCTGAATGTGCTATCAATATAGTGAATACCAAGTCAAAGAACAAGAATG AAATTGGGGAGATCCGCAGATCTGTTCTTGTATTTGATTCTGGTGGTGGTGGCGGTgatggagatggtggaggtggctTTGGAGATGAAGGTGAGGACGACGGAGGTGGAGGTGACGCAGTTGGAAGTGGTGGAGGAGGAGAAGGggaaggtggaggtggaggaggGTTGGATTCATTGGTTGTAGATACGGTGGAGGCAAACATGGAGGGGCAGCGGACATGGATGGGGTGGCGGCATGAAGTTGCTGGAAGTGAAGATGGAGGCACGCTGGGTTGGAGGAGAAGGCGGGGTTGTgagagaatttag
- the LOC108223558 gene encoding uncharacterized protein LOC108223558, with protein sequence MESVNFYDFLNVKGLLVKCSEAGNVTAQHVLGKVILLSSTHLLHSEGKLKVFGVSPCDRLKLKRLILDKNVRAHSKVSSFMSYFSRLQVRTSDSPTRLVHHQLVKLFLINGNHDDFIEMGIFLRLCIQYLMSDTRELCLLNTFITKLVRRARYVGDLAKAKESFNDCFKVVREILELHPDNYFDKISGKYRCLRHLCLQKCHMADLGLQEALSDENFVEELRQEVSDQLGQSYIDLSTVRAMALDRFEDQFE encoded by the exons atGGAATCTGTGAACTTTTACGATTTCCTAAATGTCAAAGGCCTACTCGTTAAATGTTCTGAAGCGGGTAATGTAACTGCTCAGCATGTGCTCGGGAAG GTGATATTGCTGAGCTCTACTCATTTGTTACATAGTGAAgggaaactaaaagtttttggtGTCAGTCCTTGTGATCGTTTAAAGCTTAAACGTTTGATTCTAGACAAAAATGTTCGCGCGCACAGTAAAGTTAGTTCTTTTATGTCCTATTTTTCACGTCTACAAGTACGCACCAGTGACTCACCAACAAGATTGGTTCACCACCAACTTGTGAAGCTGTTCCTGATTAATGGCAACCATGACGACTTCATCGAAATGGGTATATTTCTAAGGCTTTGTATACAATACTTGATGAGTGATACTAGAGAACTTTGCCTCCTCAACACCTTCATCACGAAATTGGTTAGACGTGCTCGTTATGTCGGAGATTTGGCGAAGGCTAAGGAATCATTTAATGACTGCTTTAAAGTGGTTAGAGAAATCTTGGAACTGCACCCTGATAATTATTTTGACAAGATTTCTGGGAAGTATAGGTGTCTTCGACATCTATGCCTGCAAAAATGTCATATGGCTGACCTGGGTTTACAAGAGGCATTGAGTGATGAAAATTTTGTGGAGGAACTGAGACAAGAAGTGAGCGACCAACTTGGTCAATCATACATTGATTTGAGTACTGTCCGAGCTATGGCACTTGATCGTTTTGAGGACCAGTTTGAATAA
- the LOC108221219 gene encoding uncharacterized protein LOC108221219: MVLTGLVIPDSLSQENDRLKNDLACAKEIEEYLRNELAENEFKLKAYKNSSQVVQNISEKNTKNNKISIGYDYGRRLGNETISARVGDDTVKPNIFKKEDLLIKQELNDEDEKCDNSIVVENKIVKRPVTVNSSNSQTTRSKNVVNKAETYSFKGIVKRKTKIVTFVPAVKTVEAKDVVKEIGEICRSVLVFDSSGCGGDGDGGGGCGDEGEDDGGGGDAIGGGGGGEREGGGGGGLDSLVVDTVEADMRGGGHEGAADMDGVAA, from the exons ATGGTTTTGACTGGGCTGGTGATCCCAG ATTCTTTAAGTCAAGAGAATGATAGACTTAAAAATGACTTAGCTTGTGCTAAAGAGATTGAGGAGTATCTTAGGAATGAATTAGCTGAGAATGAATTCAAGCTTAAGGCTTATAAGAACTCTTCCCAAGTAGTCCAGAACATCTCTGAGAAGAACACTAAGAACAACAAGATAAGCATTGGTTATGACTATGGTAGGAGACTTGGTAACGAAACTATATCTGCCCGTGTAGGTGATGATACTGTCAAACCAAACATTTTCAAAAAG GAAGATTTACTCATCAAACAAGAACTGAATGATGAGGATGAAAAGTGTGACAATAGCATTGTTGTAGAGAACAAAATTGTCAAAAGACCCGTGACAGTTAACTCTTCAAACAGTCAGACAACACGTTCAAAAAATGTTGTCAACAAAGCTGAGACATATTCTTTTAAAGGAATTGTCAAGAGGAAAACTAAGATAGTAACTTTTGTACCTGCTGTGAAGACAGTAGAAGCAAAAGATGTTGTCAAGG AAATTGGGGAGATCTGCAGATCTGTTCTTGTATTTGATTCTAGTGGTTGTGGCGGTgatggagatggtggaggtggctGTGGAGATGAAGGTGAGGACGACGGAGGTGGAGGTGACGCAATTGGAGGTGGTGGAGGAGGAGAAAgagaaggtggaggtggaggaggGTTGGATTCATTGGTTGTAGATACGGTGGAGGCAGACATGAGGGGCGGCGGACATGAAGGGGCGGCAGACATGGATGGGGTGGCGGCATGA
- the LOC108223560 gene encoding uncharacterized protein LOC108223560 codes for MAAASPSRPEIISLFRSLLRTSRQFSDYNIREYSKRRTIDGFRLNKQLTDPSAVAAAFADGKSQLELAKRQVLVYSLYAPKVKSIMELNH; via the coding sequence ATGGCCGCTGCGTCGCCGTCACGGCCGGAAATCATATCTCTATTCCGGTCACTCCTTCGAACATCCCGTCAATTCTCGGATTACAACATCAGAGAGTACAGCAAGCGTCGCACAATCGACGGATTTCGTTTGAATAAACAACTGACTGACCCTTCTGCCGTCGCCGCCGCCTTCGCCGACGGCAAATCGCAGCTGGAGCTTGCGAAGAGACAGGTTCTTGTTTACTCGCTCTACGCACCCAAGGTTAAAAGCATCATGGAACTCAATCACTAG
- the LOC108223559 gene encoding SNAP25 homologous protein SNAP32, which translates to MFSHRKSPLNKISKQASVDTGLPKKHSTNPFDNDSELDKQRVKPARASSDPARANSDSRADLFDLNEVKGTPSSSYSLYSAKSKYKNDFRDDGGFENQSVQELEDYSVYKAEETTKTVNNCLKIAEDIREDATKTLVTLHQQGDQITRTHATAADIDQDLSRGEKLLGSLGGIFSKTWKPKKNRHIVGPVTFRDDPVLRKGNHLEQREKLGLSSAPKGQSNGRAPHPEPTNAMQKVEVEKTKQDDSLSDLSNLLGELKHMAEDMGSEIERHNKLLKPVEDDVEELNFRVKGANQRARKLLGK; encoded by the exons ATGTTTAGTCATAGGAAATCTCCTTTAAACAAAATCTCTAAACAGGCCTCAGTTGACACTGGATTGCCTAAAAAGCACAGCACCAATCCTTTTGATAATGACAGTGAGTTAGATAAGCAGAGGGTGAAGCCCGCAAGGGCTTCATCAGACCCAGCTCGAGCGAACTCTGATAGTCGTGCTGACCTTTTTGATCTCAATGAGGTCAAAGGAACCCCCTCATCTTCGTACTCTCTTTATTCAGCTAAAAGCAAATACAAGAATGATTTTCGTGATGATGGAGGATTTGAGAATCAGAGTGTACAAGAATTAGAAGACTATTCTGTATACAAGGCTGAAGAAACTACAAAAACAGTCAACAACTGCCTAAAGATTGCAGAGGACATACGAGAGGATGCTACTAAAACTTTAGTCACCTTGCATCAGCAGGGTGACCAAATTACAAGAACCCATGCAACTGCTGCTGACATCGACCAAGATCTGAGTAGG GGGGAGAAGCTTTTGGGAAGTCTTGGAGGCATCTTTTCTAAAACTTGGAAACCGAAGAAGAATAGGCATATTGTGGGCCCTGTTACATTTAGAG ATGATCCAGTGCTAAGAAAGGGTAATCACTTAGAGCAGCGGGAGAAATTAGGATTGTCTTCTGCACCCAAGGGACAATCAAATGGACGGGCACCACATCCTGAACCAACAAATGCAATGCAAAAGGTCGAG GTAGAGAAGACAAAGCAGGACGACTCTCTCTCAGATTTAAGCAACTTGTTGGGGGAACTCAAACATATGGCCGAAGACATGGGATCTGAAATTGAAAG GCATAATAAACTTCTAAAGCCTGTTGAGGATGATGTGGAAGAGCTTAACTTCCGAGTGAAAGGTGCTAACCAGCGTGCTCGCAAGTTGTTAGGGAAATAG